ACCACTGAGCGTGATTTGTACAGACGGAGGATTGCAACACTCTTTGCAGTTAAAACCTCAGATAATAACAGCTATACACATGAGACGTGACTTTACGACTTTCAGTTTTGTCTTTTTACCCCGCTCGCAAAAAATCaagtatggaaaaaaaaaaaaactgtaaacgtTTAGTTTCGTTCAACATGCGGTGCTATTTATTGCAAAATGATGTGGTGGTCTTGAGAATAAATTGGCctagaaataaaacatattacCCTGAAATATACTAGTGACACAAGTTGTTTTATGTGACAAATGTTCAGAGATCATGATGTATCAACTGTATTCATATATGGCAGTTATGTTCCGTATTTTCATACTCATAATTGTCAGTGTTTTAATATTAAGTTGAATCCTGTCTGTTTCCTGTAGATCCTGGTGTTTCATGTGTCCCTGAAATCAAAGTTCGGAAGAACACTGTTTACACGCCCTTCAGAGAACACCAGTTTAACATCTCTTGCCCTGTGACATATTGTAATGAGATTCCTGTTGTCGAATGGATGAAAATTGATGACAGAAACAATTTTCTacacatcaataaaacaaatcaaGTAACAATTATAGAGGAACAAACAGGCTTGAAGGAGATTATCTCATATTTGAGCTTCAAGAACATTTTACCAGATGATAATGCCATTTATCGATGTAAAGTTTCTACAACAGGCTTTTCATCAGAAAGCCACAACATCAACCTCACTGTTTCAGGTAAGGAATAGAATCTCTGAAATATCGAGAATTATAATTAATGGAAGAGAAATTGgttacaatataatataaactgAAAATAGCAATGTTTATCTGTCTTTCAAAGATCCCAGCAACAACACCAATGTAAATAACACCAACGTCACAGGGGAGAAGGAGACGGATGTCAGGCAGCTTCTGTATGTCTTCATTTGCTTAGGAATCCTCGGCCTGGTTGTGATTGTGATGTTGATCTCTTTCCTGTGCATAAATCGATGTGAGTGTTGTAATTATGAGCTGTATTCTAAAACCAACCTTTCTGCATTAATATGTCAATAAATCATTGCACTTTTTCTCTTTAGATTCAAGAAAAAGCCACAGAAACAAAGTAAGCCTCATAAGCACACATTCGTTCTAATTCCTTCCTTATTCTTTATACAACATTAAAAACATCTATTTCTGTCCTCTCTAGAACGGCCCGAAACCAGTAAGCGCCACCACACCTGGGAAGTCCCAGGAAATTCCAGAAGAGCAAAGCAACATCTATGATGCAACTTCAAATGATCTGCATTCAGAGCCAGACGCTTTGTGTACAGGAAACAATCAGAAATGTACACCAGATATGAGAAACGGAAACAGGGATAGTGCCAGATCAGAGCAGATCGTTTATGCCACTCTTCAACATCCCACATCCCGAGGACCTCCTGCAGTCTGGCATCAAGCAAGAGACCAGCAATCAGAGTACGCGTCCATCCGAATTAGCTAAAAACTTAATAATCTGGGGGATAATTCAGGAGATCCTTAGAATTTTATTGATCTAT
This DNA window, taken from Hemibagrus wyckioides isolate EC202008001 linkage group LG06, SWU_Hwy_1.0, whole genome shotgun sequence, encodes the following:
- the LOC131354076 gene encoding B- and T-lymphocyte attenuator-like is translated as MAGPVQFLISVGISILVVFIHIVPADTQDPGVSCVPEIKVRKNTVYTPFREHQFNISCPVTYCNEIPVVEWMKIDDRNNFLHINKTNQVTIIEEQTGLKEIISYLSFKNILPDDNAIYRCKVSTTGFSSESHNINLTVSDPSNNTNVNNTNVTGEKETDVRQLLYVFICLGILGLVVIVMLISFLCINRYSRKSHRNKNGPKPVSATTPGKSQEIPEEQSNIYDATSNDLHSEPDALCTGNNQKCTPDMRNGNRDSARSEQIVYATLQHPTSRGPPAVWHQARDQQSEYASIRIS